A genome region from Terriglobia bacterium includes the following:
- a CDS encoding pyridoxal-phosphate dependent enzyme — MIDLSINNEKLKRAVQRAKERGIIIPTFAQMKDPSRIPDVIRTRLKDVGLWDINSLNLFRITWHNEPVPHGGGFGSVNYLEFPKSLTGVSARILALVGKWFPTGAHKVGAAFGCLVPRLVTGQFDPSAQKAVWPSTGNYCRGGAYDSALLGCESVAILPSGMSRERFAWLSKVAGEVIATPGTESNVKEIFDKCWELRRSGQDLVIFNQFDEFGNHLWHYDVTGHALEVMLEHALRGGEVLRGAVFTTGSAGTMGAGDYLKEVWPTSRLAASEALQCPTLMMNGFGEHRIEGIGDKHVPWIHNVRNTDMVMAIDDEAPMQIIRLFNEPEGRRYLARMGVPEALISQLALLGISGVANLLSAVKMARWYEWGEGDAVVTVLTDSMEMYQSRLQELTEARGEFTACDAAAAYHQHLMGQGTEHVEELSHPARKRVHNLKYYTWVEQQGKTYREIQAQWYDGYYWSNIHRQAEEIDALIGQFNQMTGLLKGL, encoded by the coding sequence ATGATTGATCTGAGCATAAACAACGAGAAGTTGAAACGGGCCGTTCAAAGGGCCAAGGAGCGCGGCATCATCATTCCGACGTTTGCGCAGATGAAAGATCCCTCGCGGATTCCCGATGTCATCAGGACCCGGCTCAAGGATGTAGGCCTGTGGGACATCAATTCGCTCAACCTTTTTCGCATCACGTGGCACAATGAGCCAGTCCCGCATGGGGGCGGGTTCGGCAGCGTCAACTACCTCGAATTCCCCAAGTCGCTCACCGGCGTAAGTGCCCGGATCTTAGCCCTGGTGGGCAAATGGTTTCCCACCGGTGCACACAAAGTGGGAGCTGCTTTCGGCTGCCTGGTGCCGCGCCTGGTCACGGGGCAATTCGATCCATCCGCGCAAAAGGCAGTCTGGCCGTCCACCGGCAACTATTGCCGCGGCGGCGCCTACGATTCGGCCCTGTTAGGATGCGAGTCCGTTGCCATCCTCCCCTCCGGCATGAGCCGCGAACGATTCGCATGGCTGTCCAAAGTCGCCGGGGAAGTGATTGCCACGCCGGGCACTGAGAGCAACGTCAAGGAAATCTTCGACAAGTGCTGGGAATTGCGCCGCTCGGGCCAGGATCTGGTGATTTTCAACCAGTTCGATGAGTTCGGAAACCATCTCTGGCACTATGACGTCACCGGCCACGCGCTGGAAGTGATGCTTGAGCACGCGTTGCGCGGCGGCGAGGTTTTGCGCGGCGCGGTCTTTACCACGGGATCTGCAGGCACGATGGGCGCGGGGGATTATCTGAAAGAGGTCTGGCCGACCAGCAGGCTTGCTGCCAGCGAGGCGCTTCAATGCCCGACGCTGATGATGAACGGCTTCGGTGAGCACCGCATCGAAGGCATCGGCGACAAGCACGTTCCCTGGATTCACAACGTCCGCAACACCGACATGGTAATGGCAATCGATGACGAGGCGCCGATGCAGATCATCCGATTGTTCAACGAGCCGGAAGGCAGGCGTTACCTGGCCCGGATGGGCGTGCCCGAAGCGCTCATCAGTCAACTGGCGCTGTTGGGCATCTCCGGTGTGGCGAACCTGTTGTCGGCGGTCAAGATGGCGCGTTGGTACGAGTGGGGCGAAGGGGATGCGGTGGTCACCGTGCTCACCGACTCGATGGAGATGTACCAGAGCCGCTTGCAGGAGCTCACGGAGGCACGTGGCGAATTTACCGCTTGTGATGCAGCCGCGGCGTACCACCAGCACCTGATGGGCCAGGGTACCGAGCATGTCGAGGAGTTGAGCCATCCGGCGCGCAAGCGCGTGCATAACCTCAAGTACTATACCTGGGTCGAACAGCAGGGCAAGACCTACCGGGAGATCCAGGCTCAGTGGTACGATGGCTACTATTGGAGCAACATCCACCGCCAGGCGGAAGAGATTGACGCTCTGATCGGGCAGTTTAATCAGATGACGGGGCTGCTCAAGGGATTGTAG
- a CDS encoding threonine synthase, whose protein sequence is MDQVLGLECTICSARYLVNEITYVCPKHGDDGVVDVIYDYSLIREQISTSKLADNGDHSIWRYLPLLPVKADAARQLSEGTILAHVGWTPLLPVPRLAARLGLNRLWVKDEGRQPTASLKDRASAIAIVKTREMGLGMVTTASTGNAAAALSGLCAAVSQPNVIFVPRTAPQVKIAQLLVFGSTVLLVDGTYDDAFELCLKAASEFGWYNRSTGYNPYVSEGKKTAAYEICEQLQWQAPDRIFVPVGDGCIIGGLYKGLRDMMALGWIDRMPRLMGVQAAGSAALSDAWERGLKATEMHPIEAHTIADSIRAGLPRDRIKALRAVRESDGAFIRVTDEEIVRAIPILARGCGIFAEPAAAAAYAGLEKAVDLGLVNHDERMVVLVTGSGLKDVATAIKSVAKPSVISADLAEVRRVLKQAGDSVVR, encoded by the coding sequence ATGGATCAGGTTCTGGGGCTTGAATGCACCATCTGTAGCGCAAGGTATCTGGTAAACGAGATAACCTATGTCTGCCCCAAACACGGCGACGACGGCGTTGTAGATGTCATTTACGATTACAGCCTGATCAGGGAACAGATCTCCACCTCAAAATTGGCGGACAATGGGGATCATTCCATCTGGCGTTATCTGCCGCTGCTCCCAGTTAAAGCAGATGCAGCCCGGCAGCTCAGCGAAGGCACGATCCTGGCGCATGTGGGGTGGACGCCGCTTCTGCCGGTGCCGCGCCTGGCAGCCAGGCTCGGCCTCAACCGGCTCTGGGTAAAGGACGAGGGGCGGCAGCCCACGGCCTCTCTCAAAGATCGTGCCTCGGCAATCGCCATAGTTAAAACCCGCGAAATGGGTCTCGGCATGGTAACCACCGCCAGCACCGGCAACGCGGCGGCCGCCCTCTCGGGTCTGTGCGCCGCGGTTTCGCAACCGAATGTCATCTTTGTGCCTCGCACAGCGCCGCAGGTCAAGATTGCGCAGTTGCTGGTGTTCGGTTCTACGGTGCTCCTCGTGGATGGCACGTATGACGATGCCTTCGAACTCTGCCTGAAAGCCGCGTCCGAGTTCGGCTGGTATAACCGCAGCACCGGCTACAATCCCTACGTGAGCGAAGGCAAGAAGACTGCTGCATACGAAATCTGTGAGCAGCTGCAGTGGCAGGCCCCTGACCGCATCTTTGTGCCGGTCGGTGACGGCTGCATCATCGGAGGACTCTATAAGGGATTGCGGGATATGATGGCCCTGGGCTGGATTGACCGGATGCCCAGGTTGATGGGTGTGCAGGCGGCCGGGTCTGCGGCACTGTCGGACGCCTGGGAACGCGGCCTGAAAGCCACAGAGATGCACCCGATCGAGGCTCATACGATCGCCGACAGCATCCGCGCCGGCTTGCCGCGCGATCGCATCAAGGCACTCAGGGCCGTGCGTGAGAGTGACGGTGCTTTTATCCGCGTCACCGACGAGGAGATTGTCAGGGCCATTCCCATCCTGGCACGGGGCTGCGGGATTTTTGCCGAGCCCGCGGCTGCCGCTGCGTATGCCGGCCTGGAGAAGGCAGTTGATCTGGGATTAGTCAACCACGACGAGCGCATGGTTGTGCTGGTTACCGGGTCCGGACTAAAAGATGTCGCAACGGCAATCAAGTCTGTAGCTAAGCCCTCTGTCATTTCTGCCGATTTGGCGGAGGTGCGCCGGGTTCTGAAGCAGGCGGGCGATTCAGTCGTACGCTGA
- a CDS encoding FAD binding domain-containing protein: MWRAYQTPTSVEETVRLLAEHGRKARIIAGGTDLLVELRRAAGPGPLLIDISRIGQLDRVRLDGQGLIHIGPAVTHNQAAASATLVERGLPLALACREVGTPQVRNRGTVAGNLVTASPANDTITALWALDARLTLRSVRGERSLSFPDFYRGVRHTALEPDEIVTDIAFPALGSNRRGVFVKLGLRRANAIAVVNVAAVLTFERSAITEARITVGSVAPTIVRAPEAERSLLGGGLKAERIAEAARLSAQAAMPITDVRAGDDYRREATRFLVRRALTALGEGVERYVCSRPSPMLWGKTDGHFPRWEGKRLSHHEGGPEPIECTVNGNHVVVPGAGGKRLLDMLREDLALTGTKEGCGEGECGACTVWMDGIAVLACLVPAPRAHGTRIVTIEGMSQGDTLHPLQQAFIDEGAVQCGYCTPGLIMAGASVMDEIPAPTCEQIKAGLVGNLCRCTGYCSIVRAVDRAVGAASHAGAVHSGAAQNA; encoded by the coding sequence GTGTGGCGGGCCTATCAAACACCAACCTCTGTTGAAGAAACAGTGCGCCTTCTCGCTGAACATGGACGGAAGGCCCGCATTATTGCCGGCGGCACCGACCTGCTGGTCGAATTACGACGCGCTGCCGGTCCAGGACCTCTGCTGATCGACATCAGCCGCATCGGGCAACTCGATCGTGTGCGGCTTGATGGCCAGGGCCTGATCCACATCGGCCCGGCGGTCACGCACAACCAGGCGGCGGCCTCCGCGACCCTGGTTGAGCGCGGCCTTCCGCTGGCGCTGGCATGCCGGGAAGTGGGCACACCCCAGGTGCGCAACCGGGGCACGGTGGCGGGCAACCTCGTCACGGCTTCTCCCGCCAACGACACCATCACGGCACTTTGGGCGCTGGATGCGCGGCTGACGCTGCGCAGCGTCCGGGGCGAACGCTCCCTGTCCTTCCCCGATTTTTACCGGGGAGTGCGCCATACTGCGCTGGAGCCGGATGAGATCGTAACCGATATTGCCTTTCCAGCACTGGGCTCAAATCGCCGTGGTGTCTTCGTCAAACTGGGCCTGCGCCGCGCGAATGCCATCGCCGTGGTCAATGTTGCCGCCGTCCTCACCTTCGAGAGGAGCGCCATCACCGAGGCCCGCATCACAGTAGGCAGCGTCGCCCCTACCATCGTCCGCGCGCCAGAGGCGGAAAGGTCGCTGCTGGGAGGGGGCTTGAAGGCAGAACGCATCGCGGAAGCGGCCCGCCTGTCTGCGCAGGCAGCGATGCCCATTACGGATGTCCGTGCCGGGGACGATTACCGGCGTGAGGCAACACGCTTCCTGGTACGGCGCGCCCTTACCGCTCTCGGTGAGGGTGTAGAGCGGTACGTTTGCTCGCGCCCGTCGCCGATGCTTTGGGGCAAGACTGATGGCCATTTCCCGCGCTGGGAAGGGAAGAGGTTGAGCCACCACGAGGGAGGGCCTGAACCCATCGAGTGTACGGTCAACGGTAATCATGTCGTCGTGCCCGGCGCGGGCGGCAAGAGATTGCTGGACATGCTGCGCGAGGACCTGGCATTGACCGGCACCAAGGAGGGATGCGGCGAGGGCGAGTGCGGCGCATGCACGGTGTGGATGGATGGAATCGCAGTTCTGGCCTGCCTGGTTCCTGCCCCGCGCGCCCATGGTACGCGCATCGTGACGATCGAGGGAATGTCCCAGGGCGATACTCTTCACCCCTTGCAGCAGGCATTTATCGACGAAGGAGCCGTCCAATGCGGCTACTGCACGCCCGGCCTTATTATGGCCGGCGCCAGTGTTATGGACGAAATTCCCGCTCCCACCTGTGAACAGATCAAGGCCGGACTGGTGGGCAACCTGTGCCGTTGCACAGGGTACTGCAGTATCGTGCGCGCAGTCGACAGGGCGGTTGGGGCAGCTTCCCATGCCGGCGCAGTGCACTCGGGGGCAGCACAAAACGCATAA
- the ygfK gene encoding putative selenate reductase subunit YgfK, with protein MKRNMKALPFEVILDWILRELEQRESIFGIHRSLFYEPRQDAPYAVSDCCGHHLSTPIGPAAGPHTQLAQNIVSAWLCGGRFIELKTVQVRDELVIPRPCIDMEDEGYNVEWSQELKLDQSADEYIKAWVLTHILHRLLGFENRVPPGTIFNMSIGYDLEGIKGEPMTRFLDRMKDASAELDAIRAVLRARFPQFADIEIPSQISDSVTLSTMHACPPEEIERIVRYLLDERGLHTTVKLNPTLLGKRRVLGILHEDLGFREIQVPDAVFRHDLRYDRAVELIKSLQRQAAGLKLTFGVKLSNTLAAVNHKGRLPGKEMYLSGRALYPLTINLFRKLVREFNGDLNVSYSGGADALNVSALLACGARPVTAATDLLKPGGYARFLQYLGNLAAEMRDRGVASLDELARNKLANLEQAAAEALVNPRYHKSYYLHGLPRVDSGLGLFDCIAAPCVEQCAVRQDVPEYARLIAQGEYDRALAVVLARNPLPGVTGYICTQLCRTCCTRSASNYDEPVGIRDLKRFAVEKGRVAPPGRDKLGRRVAIIGGGPSGLSVAYFLALSGIQATIFEARNVLGGMMRLAPAFRLPRAIIQEDVERIVRMGVAIEISRPITHPPERLLKDGFDAVYIASGFQKDAPLRIEGIEGKGVVAALDFLEQTRRGNDLELGARVLVIGGGNTAMDAARTAQRLTGHPVTVVYRRTRKEMPAGEEDIEGAFEEGIHLQELVSPIRVVLRGGRVAALDCIRNRLGKPGPDGRRRPIPIEGSEFQIAADSIIVAVGQSADLTFLNGSAVRLRKEGSIKISPATGLAGVPHVYAGGDVVAGPASIVAACADGRRAAEAICTEFGIEFRQWPSVPARLSEKEILDVKGVRARREAQHRAARVPPGQRGGFDLIEATLSEEAARREAVRCLQCSTVCDKCVEVCPNRANRTYHVSPVRLELPRLSCRQDVLVITGETVFQVGQSRQIIHLHDLCNNCGNCATFCVHKGRPHEEKPRLFLNADDFERESLNAFYVENNKGGWIIRRCERGRQSQLAMRSAGGEMIYESDLLQLVISRAEFRIMSMALRKQFRGDLALDEPAEMYVIAQGVIGTLPFLF; from the coding sequence CTGAAACGAAATATGAAAGCCCTCCCCTTTGAAGTCATTCTTGATTGGATTCTGAGAGAACTCGAGCAACGGGAATCCATTTTCGGGATTCATCGTTCTCTCTTTTACGAGCCTCGACAGGATGCCCCCTATGCGGTTTCAGATTGCTGCGGGCATCACCTCTCGACTCCAATCGGCCCGGCGGCGGGGCCGCACACTCAGCTGGCCCAGAACATCGTCTCGGCGTGGCTTTGCGGTGGCCGCTTCATCGAACTCAAGACCGTCCAGGTCAGGGACGAACTTGTGATCCCACGACCGTGCATCGACATGGAGGACGAAGGATACAACGTCGAATGGTCGCAGGAACTTAAGCTGGACCAGTCGGCCGATGAGTACATCAAGGCCTGGGTGTTGACTCACATTCTGCATCGACTGCTCGGCTTTGAGAACCGGGTTCCGCCGGGAACGATATTCAACATGAGCATCGGCTATGACCTGGAGGGCATTAAGGGAGAGCCGATGACTCGATTTCTGGACCGGATGAAGGATGCGTCTGCAGAACTGGACGCGATCCGTGCGGTATTGCGCGCGCGTTTCCCGCAGTTCGCCGACATTGAGATCCCGTCTCAAATTTCCGACAGCGTCACTCTGTCCACCATGCACGCCTGCCCGCCGGAGGAAATCGAACGCATCGTCCGCTATCTGCTGGATGAGAGGGGTTTGCACACAACGGTCAAACTGAATCCCACCCTGCTCGGCAAGAGAAGAGTCTTGGGCATACTTCACGAAGACCTCGGCTTTCGTGAGATTCAGGTTCCGGATGCCGTGTTCAGGCACGATCTGCGATATGACCGGGCAGTGGAACTCATCAAATCGCTCCAGCGGCAGGCAGCCGGCCTCAAGCTGACCTTTGGCGTCAAGCTGAGCAACACCCTGGCAGCCGTAAACCACAAAGGGAGGCTGCCCGGCAAAGAAATGTACCTGTCGGGCCGTGCGCTTTATCCTCTGACTATCAACCTCTTCCGCAAACTGGTCCGGGAGTTCAACGGCGACTTGAATGTCTCCTACTCCGGTGGGGCAGATGCGCTCAATGTCAGCGCCCTCCTCGCTTGTGGCGCCCGCCCCGTTACGGCGGCAACTGATTTGCTCAAGCCCGGCGGCTACGCAAGATTCCTGCAATACCTGGGAAACCTGGCGGCCGAAATGCGTGATCGAGGAGTCGCAAGCCTGGATGAGTTGGCGCGCAACAAGCTGGCGAATCTCGAGCAGGCAGCAGCGGAGGCGCTCGTGAATCCGCGCTATCACAAGAGCTATTATCTCCACGGACTGCCCAGAGTTGACTCCGGCCTGGGACTTTTTGACTGCATCGCTGCGCCCTGCGTGGAGCAATGCGCTGTGCGCCAGGATGTGCCTGAATATGCCCGGCTCATTGCTCAGGGAGAATATGACCGCGCGCTCGCGGTGGTGCTGGCGCGCAACCCGCTGCCGGGTGTGACCGGTTATATCTGTACGCAGCTCTGCCGGACATGCTGCACCCGCTCTGCGAGCAATTACGACGAACCCGTGGGCATCCGTGATCTCAAGAGGTTTGCTGTCGAAAAGGGACGGGTCGCCCCGCCCGGGAGGGATAAGCTCGGCCGCAGGGTCGCCATTATCGGCGGCGGGCCGTCGGGACTCTCTGTCGCGTATTTCCTCGCGCTCAGCGGAATTCAAGCCACCATTTTTGAGGCCAGAAACGTTTTGGGTGGAATGATGCGCCTTGCGCCGGCTTTCCGACTGCCCCGGGCTATCATCCAGGAGGATGTGGAGCGGATCGTGCGCATGGGCGTCGCGATCGAGATCTCCCGCCCGATAACTCATCCACCCGAGAGATTGTTGAAGGATGGCTTTGACGCCGTCTACATCGCGAGCGGGTTTCAGAAGGATGCGCCGTTGCGCATCGAGGGAATCGAAGGGAAGGGCGTCGTCGCGGCTCTCGACTTCCTGGAGCAGACGCGGCGCGGAAATGATTTGGAATTGGGGGCAAGGGTCCTGGTTATCGGCGGCGGCAACACTGCCATGGATGCCGCGCGCACGGCCCAACGGCTGACGGGCCATCCGGTGACCGTCGTTTATCGGCGGACCAGAAAGGAGATGCCCGCCGGCGAAGAGGACATAGAGGGAGCGTTCGAAGAAGGCATCCACCTGCAGGAGTTGGTGTCCCCGATCCGAGTGGTCCTGCGCGGCGGCCGGGTGGCCGCCCTGGATTGCATCCGAAACAGACTGGGCAAGCCGGGCCCGGACGGGCGCAGACGCCCAATCCCGATTGAAGGGAGCGAATTCCAAATTGCAGCCGACTCGATCATCGTGGCAGTCGGCCAGAGCGCCGATCTCACCTTTCTCAACGGAAGCGCTGTTCGCCTTCGCAAAGAGGGATCCATAAAGATCAGCCCGGCAACCGGCCTGGCAGGGGTGCCTCACGTCTATGCGGGCGGAGACGTTGTCGCCGGGCCGGCAAGCATCGTTGCCGCTTGCGCCGATGGACGGCGAGCGGCTGAGGCCATCTGCACGGAATTCGGGATTGAGTTCCGGCAATGGCCCTCCGTTCCGGCGCGGCTTTCCGAAAAGGAAATTCTGGACGTCAAGGGCGTGCGCGCCCGAAGAGAAGCGCAGCACAGGGCCGCGAGGGTGCCCCCCGGCCAACGCGGCGGCTTTGACCTGATTGAAGCAACGCTGAGCGAAGAGGCAGCGCGCAGAGAAGCGGTGCGCTGCCTGCAGTGCTCGACTGTTTGCGACAAGTGCGTGGAAGTCTGTCCGAATCGGGCCAACCGTACCTACCACGTTTCGCCCGTGCGCCTGGAGTTGCCCAGGCTCTCCTGCCGGCAAGACGTGCTGGTAATAACAGGAGAGACCGTTTTCCAGGTGGGCCAATCCAGACAGATCATTCATCTGCATGACCTGTGCAACAACTGCGGCAACTGCGCGACCTTTTGCGTTCACAAGGGCAGGCCCCACGAAGAGAAACCCCGGCTCTTTCTCAACGCCGACGATTTTGAAAGGGAGAGCCTCAACGCTTTCTACGTCGAAAACAACAAGGGGGGATGGATCATCAGAAGATGCGAGCGGGGCAGGCAGTCGCAGCTCGCCATGCGAAGCGCCGGCGGCGAGATGATCTACGAAAGCGATCTGCTGCAGCTGGTCATCTCGCGCGCCGAATTTCGCATCATGAGCATGGCATTGAGGAAGCAATTTCGCGGAGACCTGGCGCTGGATGAGCCTGCAGAAATGTACGTGATCGCTCAAGGCGTGATCGGCACGCTGCCGTTCCTGTTTTAG
- the ygeW gene encoding knotted carbamoyltransferase YgeW has product MVDLNKEIAEIRKLKNGLFGRDFLLTWDKSLDELRIILKTANILKALYHDNASCRLFDSGLAVSHFRDKSTRTRFSFASAANLLGLAVQDLDEGKSQITHGETVRETASMVSFLTEVIGIRDDIFLGAGHTYMLEVGIALDNGYKEGVLPQRPTIVNLQCDVDHPSQSMADLLQLEHYFEGLDNLRGKKIAMSWAYSPSYGKPLSVPQGVIGLMTRFGMNVVLAHPEGYNVVPEVLDLAALEANKNGGSFHLAGSMEEAFQDADVVYPKSWAPYQVMERRTALLRQNDAAGLKDLEKECLANNARFKHWECTEARMKLTRNGKALYMHCLPADISSVSCAQGEVQKSVFDRYRIETYREAGFKPFIIAAMILAGRFDDPAVVLKGLAAKKEKRRRLRLEHLSG; this is encoded by the coding sequence ATGGTGGATCTCAACAAGGAAATCGCGGAAATCAGAAAGTTGAAAAACGGACTCTTCGGTCGAGATTTTCTTCTGACCTGGGATAAGAGCCTTGATGAATTAAGAATCATCCTCAAGACGGCCAATATCCTCAAGGCGCTCTATCATGACAATGCCTCCTGCCGGCTGTTTGACTCCGGTCTGGCGGTATCCCACTTCCGCGATAAGTCCACGCGCACCCGTTTTTCCTTCGCTTCCGCCGCCAACCTGCTGGGCCTCGCCGTTCAGGATCTGGATGAAGGCAAATCCCAGATCACCCACGGCGAAACGGTGCGTGAAACCGCCAGCATGGTCTCCTTCTTAACCGAAGTGATCGGGATTCGGGACGACATTTTCCTGGGAGCAGGGCACACCTACATGCTCGAGGTGGGCATAGCTCTTGATAATGGATACAAGGAGGGGGTCTTGCCGCAGAGGCCTACCATCGTCAACCTGCAATGCGATGTAGACCATCCCTCGCAGAGCATGGCAGATTTGCTTCAGCTGGAGCACTACTTCGAAGGTCTTGACAATCTCAGAGGCAAAAAGATAGCCATGAGCTGGGCCTACTCACCAAGCTATGGGAAGCCCCTCTCCGTGCCGCAGGGCGTTATCGGGCTGATGACCCGATTCGGCATGAATGTGGTTCTGGCTCACCCCGAGGGCTACAACGTGGTTCCTGAGGTGCTGGATCTCGCTGCGCTGGAAGCGAACAAAAACGGAGGGAGCTTCCATCTCGCCGGATCCATGGAAGAGGCGTTTCAGGACGCCGACGTGGTCTATCCCAAAAGCTGGGCTCCCTATCAGGTGATGGAAAGGCGCACGGCGCTCCTGCGCCAAAACGACGCAGCAGGACTCAAAGACCTGGAAAAGGAATGCCTCGCCAATAATGCACGTTTCAAGCACTGGGAGTGTACCGAGGCCAGAATGAAACTCACGCGGAACGGCAAGGCGCTCTACATGCATTGCTTGCCCGCAGATATTTCCTCCGTTTCCTGTGCCCAAGGCGAGGTGCAGAAAAGTGTATTTGATCGCTACCGCATCGAAACATATCGAGAGGCAGGATTTAAGCCCTTTATCATTGCCGCCATGATCCTTGCCGGCAGATTTGATGATCCGGCAGTGGTCTTGAAAGGCCTCGCTGCAAAAAAAGAAAAGAGACGGAGACTCCGGCTCGAACATTTGAGTGGTTGA
- a CDS encoding xanthine dehydrogenase family protein molybdopterin-binding subunit, with product MTQVIGQCAPRVDARAKVTGAAIYPGDLAMEGMLHAKILFAGRPHARVRCVDTAEAQSVPGVTAVFTARDVPVNERGLQIADQPVLCGPGSSKPGADVVRFAGDQVALIVAATERAAAHARDLIRVDYEDLPIVIDPFDALKPGAPQVHAQRLLNETHPELRSEGNLISHHQIRKGDVEAGWLQADVIVESEYRTSSQEHVFLQPEAGLAYIDDEGRVTVVAAGQWISEDQHQIAHALDLEPDRVRVIYPAIGGAFGGREDISVQVVLALAAWKLQRPVKIVWSREESILGHCKRHPFRIHSKWGATRGGKIVAAEVRIVADGGAYCYTTNKVLGNTTATCTGPYEIPNVRVDVDGVYTNNTPSGAFRGFGSPQAIFAAEMQMNKLAQALGVDPVKLRLKNLLREGSLTAMGTPLPEGVSLVEVTEKCATAAGWKRTDQDWRKPSIQNPQSRIRRGIGLATAFKNVGYSFGYHDNCRVKVALKGHIEIEEALVYIGTAEVGQGSHTVICQMAAAALGVPLERVRLVASDTATSPGNSGSVSASRMTLMAGNAVRGAAAKALENWYAQERPAIAEFTYLAPKTTPFDPKTGQGFPNFSYGYVAQAVEVEVDTETGEMRVLRVVCADDVGRAINPQQVTGQIEGGLLQAIGWATCENFVTREGRVLTPNLSTYLIPTTADLPERVEAIIVEHANTIGPWGARGMGEMPFIALAPALVAAVHDATGIWFDEIPLTSERVWRELQAGGRQIEGQCRIPFR from the coding sequence ATGACGCAAGTGATCGGTCAATGCGCTCCCCGGGTGGATGCCCGCGCCAAAGTCACGGGTGCCGCAATATATCCAGGCGACCTGGCCATGGAAGGGATGTTGCACGCCAAGATTCTCTTTGCGGGCCGACCTCACGCCCGCGTCCGGTGCGTTGATACGGCGGAGGCACAGTCCGTCCCCGGCGTAACTGCCGTTTTTACCGCCCGTGACGTGCCGGTGAACGAACGCGGCTTGCAGATAGCAGACCAGCCCGTGCTATGCGGCCCCGGCTCATCCAAGCCCGGCGCCGACGTGGTGCGCTTTGCCGGCGACCAGGTGGCACTCATTGTGGCCGCCACCGAACGCGCTGCTGCGCACGCCCGCGACCTGATCCGCGTCGATTATGAGGATCTTCCCATCGTGATCGATCCATTCGACGCACTCAAGCCCGGCGCCCCTCAAGTGCACGCCCAGCGGCTGCTCAACGAGACTCATCCGGAACTGCGCTCGGAAGGAAATCTAATCTCACATCATCAGATCCGGAAGGGTGACGTGGAAGCAGGCTGGCTGCAGGCCGACGTGATTGTCGAGAGTGAATACCGCACATCATCCCAGGAACACGTGTTCCTCCAGCCCGAGGCCGGATTGGCTTACATCGACGACGAAGGCCGTGTGACCGTGGTGGCAGCGGGGCAGTGGATATCGGAAGACCAGCACCAGATCGCTCACGCTCTGGATTTGGAGCCGGACCGGGTGCGTGTAATTTACCCGGCCATCGGCGGAGCGTTCGGCGGGCGGGAGGATATCTCGGTCCAGGTGGTGCTGGCGCTGGCTGCCTGGAAATTGCAGCGCCCCGTAAAAATCGTCTGGAGCAGGGAAGAATCAATTCTGGGACACTGCAAACGGCATCCGTTCCGGATCCACAGCAAGTGGGGTGCCACCCGCGGCGGGAAAATCGTTGCCGCGGAGGTGCGCATTGTCGCCGACGGGGGCGCCTACTGCTATACCACCAACAAGGTTCTCGGCAACACCACTGCCACCTGCACGGGACCTTACGAAATCCCCAATGTCAGGGTGGATGTGGACGGGGTCTATACCAACAACACGCCCAGCGGAGCCTTCCGGGGCTTCGGCTCGCCCCAGGCCATCTTCGCCGCCGAGATGCAGATGAACAAACTGGCGCAGGCGCTCGGCGTGGACCCGGTCAAACTGCGGCTCAAGAACCTGCTGCGCGAGGGAAGCCTGACCGCCATGGGTACGCCTCTCCCCGAGGGTGTAAGCCTGGTGGAGGTCACTGAAAAATGCGCCACGGCCGCCGGCTGGAAGCGCACGGACCAGGACTGGCGCAAACCCTCAATTCAAAATCCGCAATCCAGGATCCGGCGGGGGATTGGTCTTGCCACCGCTTTCAAAAACGTGGGCTACTCTTTTGGCTATCATGATAACTGCCGGGTAAAGGTCGCCTTGAAAGGCCACATCGAGATTGAGGAAGCCCTGGTCTACATAGGCACAGCCGAGGTGGGGCAGGGCTCTCATACGGTGATCTGCCAAATGGCGGCCGCTGCGCTGGGCGTGCCCCTGGAGCGGGTGCGGCTGGTCGCTTCCGACACCGCTACCAGCCCGGGCAACTCCGGCTCCGTATCCGCTTCGCGCATGACTCTCATGGCCGGGAACGCCGTCCGAGGAGCCGCCGCAAAGGCGTTGGAGAATTGGTACGCCCAAGAGCGGCCTGCCATAGCCGAGTTCACTTACCTGGCTCCCAAAACTACGCCCTTCGATCCGAAAACCGGCCAGGGCTTCCCTAATTTTTCTTACGGCTATGTAGCCCAGGCGGTCGAGGTAGAAGTGGACACTGAAACCGGGGAGATGCGCGTTTTGCGAGTCGTGTGCGCCGACGATGTGGGCAGAGCCATTAACCCCCAGCAAGTCACGGGACAGATCGAGGGAGGCTTGCTCCAGGCAATCGGATGGGCTACCTGCGAAAATTTCGTGACCCGAGAAGGCCGTGTGCTGACGCCGAACCTCAGCACGTATCTGATTCCGACAACCGCCGACCTGCCGGAGCGGGTCGAGGCGATCATTGTGGAACACGCCAACACCATCGGTCCTTGGGGAGCCCGCGGGATGGGAGAGATGCCCTTTATCGCGCTGGCGCCGGCGCTGGTCGCAGCCGTCCATGACGCCACGGGCATCTGGTTTGACGAAATTCCGCTGACGTCGGAACGGGTTTGGAGGGAACTGCAGGCCGGCGGGCGGCAGATCGAAGGCCAATGTCGCATCCCTTTCCGGTGA